In Mytilus trossulus isolate FHL-02 chromosome 14, PNRI_Mtr1.1.1.hap1, whole genome shotgun sequence, a genomic segment contains:
- the LOC134696933 gene encoding uncharacterized protein LOC134696933 — MSINTRNTTPITINDLPVDSVDDFTYLGSIISKDNGTGKDIKARLSKARATFARLHTIWKSNQYSLRTKLRIYNSNVKSVLLYGSETWRVLVSDLQKVDAFHTSCLRKINKIFWPNKISNKSLLKKCNAKSITAEIKQRRFRWLGHVLRMPQHRTPKAALNWTPPGKRKPGRPRITWRRTTIAELEAMGYTWGQAQYMAKDREKWRQFVVALCPTWDEEDK, encoded by the coding sequence ATGTCAATAAACACTAGAAATACAACACCAATAACAATCAATGATCTGCCAGTGGACAGTGTTGACGATTTCACCTACCTTGGAAGCATCATAAGCAAAGATAATGGAACAGGGAAGGATATAAAGGCAAGACTATCTAAGGCACGTGCAACATTTGCTAGACTTCATACAATCTGGAAGTCTAACCAGTACAGTTTAAGGACCAAACTGCGAATTTACAACAGCAATGTAAAATCTGTCCTACTGTATGGTTCGGAAACTTGGCGTGTTTTAGTGAGTGACCTTCAAAAAGTAGATGCTTTCCATACTAGCTGCCttagaaaaattaacaaaatattctgGCCAAATAAGATCAGTAACAAGAGCCTTTTGAAGAAATGCAATGCTAAAAGTATAACAGCAGAAATCAAACAACGAAGATTTAGATGGTTAGGCCATGTACTGAGAATGCCACAACATCGCACACCTAAAGCAGCTTTAAATTGGACACCACCAGGAAAAAGGAAACCAGGGAGGCCTAGAATCACCTGGAGAAGAACTACAATAGCAGAATTAGAAGCAATGGGTTACACCTGGGGCCAAGCCCAGTACATGGCTAAGGACAGAGAGAAGTGGAGGCAATTTGTTGTGGCCTTATGTCCCACTTGGGATGAAGAggataagtaa